The Candidatus Sysuiplasma acidicola genome includes a window with the following:
- the trpA gene encoding tryptophan synthase subunit alpha, with protein sequence MRGGKTHAARRSDSGKSEWQGRQGRRDCRIIPGVEILTAIAEAFEKASSEGRSALISYVMGADPDPESFLEYAAAVSAHSDILEVGIPFSDPIADGPTIQAASVRALERAASVRGVIEACSSLSGRLPVVIMCYYNTIHRMGEKEFVSQLSAAGVSGVIVPDLPFEEGAALFRRCRSAGIDGVLLISPATHPARARDIASRSRGFLYVVSRYGVTGESKELSARVASLISSCREISSLPISVGFGIATPEHVSAVTSAGADGVVVGSAIVARIGRREHPDDLSAFVAGLKAATRKSAAV encoded by the coding sequence ATTCGAGGAGGCAAAACACATGCCGCACGACGCAGTGATAGTGGCAAATCTGAGTGGCAGGGGAGACAAGGACGTCGAGACTGCCGCATCATACCTGGGGTTGAAATTCTGACTGCAATAGCGGAAGCGTTTGAAAAAGCATCCTCGGAGGGACGTTCGGCTCTCATATCCTATGTGATGGGTGCCGACCCTGACCCGGAGTCCTTTCTGGAGTATGCAGCTGCAGTTTCGGCGCATTCTGACATACTGGAAGTGGGCATTCCCTTCTCTGACCCGATTGCTGATGGACCAACTATACAGGCGGCTTCAGTGAGGGCGCTGGAAAGAGCTGCCAGCGTCAGGGGAGTCATCGAAGCGTGCTCTTCGCTATCCGGACGGTTGCCAGTAGTCATCATGTGTTATTACAACACCATACACAGAATGGGTGAGAAGGAGTTTGTTTCGCAGCTGTCTGCGGCGGGCGTCAGCGGCGTAATTGTACCGGACCTCCCGTTTGAGGAAGGTGCCGCACTCTTCAGGAGATGCAGATCAGCCGGTATTGACGGAGTGCTGTTAATCTCTCCGGCCACACATCCGGCGAGGGCCAGGGATATCGCTTCGCGATCCAGGGGATTTCTGTATGTGGTCAGCAGGTATGGCGTTACAGGGGAGAGTAAAGAACTTTCAGCCCGGGTTGCATCGCTTATTTCGTCCTGCAGGGAAATTTCCAGCCTTCCGATATCGGTGGGTTTCGGGATCGCTACGCCAGAACATGTTAGTGCAGTCACATCGGCCGGAGCCGACGGCGTGGTCGTAGGAAGCGCCATTGTGGCAAGAATAGGCAGAAGGGAACATCCGGACGATCTGTCAGCATTTGTGGCAGGACTGAAGGCAGCTACGCGCAAGTCAGCGGCCGTGTGA